One Chordicoccus furentiruminis DNA window includes the following coding sequences:
- a CDS encoding molybdopterin-dependent oxidoreductase Mo/Fe-S-binding subunit has protein sequence MTIQCILNGRSRSFDVKPSMKLRELLVSDGHLSVRDSDDSEGFCGSDTVLVDGVPVYANLMLAFEADGCEIRTPDGLADAAHLTVVQQAMIDAGVVQSAYNAPAAALLLTWLLEQHPHPTREEIRDALSGIFIRDAGYEHYYLAVRLAEERIETGAYQSEIAPSFRPSLHCIGKPSGKIDGPQLVSGERAFVEDYVTPDSCCLVVLRSPHASAYINRIDTSEAEKLPGVIRIITAFNCPDVYYMQAGQGEPEPSPHDRRLFNMKVRHVGDRVAAVIAETREIAEKARDLIRVDYDVQPAVFTVEEAMADGAPLVHNGPVFYNAGAPSDLDEYNRRAGDSREGKVIYQFPLGADIRRNIAASNSGGIGDVDKAFAEADAVVDRTYQTSQIQHTPLEPHVCFAKMEGGRLILYASTQVPYHVRRICAKVTGLPENRIHVIKTRVGGGYGSKQDILVEDLTAYASFITGRPVYYRNTRKEEFIANSTRHPMRVRVKMAGKKDGSITAIYMEVRANTGPYGNHCLTVPMNSCSKTLPLFKCPNMRYDLKVYYTNTPPAGAYQGYGTPKGTYGIMMAMAELADALGCDYKEMVLKNHVEKGYMLEILKGLGEGREGSVVPVGSCGLRQAITKGCEMIGWGRRETSADPDIRIGKGFAMIMQGSGLPGLDHAEAIAKLETDGSVILNSGGADIGTGLDTISAKIASEVLCLPMDRITVVSGDTDSCAFDTGAYASSGTFFSGNASLDAVRKLKEAMLTEAGLQMNEDPSDLELRTPGEVRSKKTGRTLSYYELSHTACAGDGRGQMIAHGSFVTTASSVPYGAHFAQVAVNVRTGEIHLQKFYAVQDAGTPINPELALCQMYGAALKSIGHSLYEGMILDNDGVCLNANMTDYGVPMIFEQPDDFRAVLIDVDDPYGPFGAKSISEIACNGAAPAIGIAIHDACGVWLRSWPMTPEKLLRALGRI, from the coding sequence ATGACGATCCAGTGCATCCTCAACGGCCGCAGCCGGAGTTTTGACGTAAAGCCGTCCATGAAGCTCCGTGAGCTTCTGGTGTCCGACGGTCATCTTTCCGTCCGCGACAGCGACGACAGCGAAGGTTTCTGCGGCAGCGACACCGTTCTGGTGGACGGCGTCCCCGTGTACGCAAACCTGATGCTCGCCTTCGAGGCGGACGGATGCGAAATCCGCACGCCGGACGGGCTGGCGGACGCCGCCCATCTCACCGTGGTGCAGCAGGCCATGATTGACGCCGGCGTGGTGCAGAGCGCCTACAACGCCCCGGCCGCGGCCCTGCTCCTCACCTGGCTGCTCGAGCAGCATCCCCATCCGACCCGGGAGGAGATCCGCGACGCGCTGTCCGGGATCTTTATCCGCGACGCCGGCTATGAGCACTACTATCTCGCCGTCCGTCTCGCGGAAGAGCGAATCGAAACCGGCGCCTACCAGAGCGAAATCGCGCCGTCCTTCCGTCCGTCGCTTCACTGTATCGGAAAACCCTCCGGAAAGATCGACGGCCCCCAGCTCGTATCCGGAGAACGCGCCTTTGTCGAAGACTACGTGACGCCGGACTCCTGCTGCCTGGTCGTCCTCCGCTCGCCTCACGCCAGCGCCTACATCAACCGGATCGACACCTCCGAGGCGGAGAAACTTCCCGGCGTCATCCGCATCATCACGGCCTTCAACTGCCCGGACGTCTACTACATGCAGGCCGGACAGGGCGAACCGGAGCCGTCGCCTCATGACCGCCGGCTTTTCAATATGAAGGTACGGCATGTGGGGGACCGCGTAGCCGCGGTGATCGCCGAGACGAGGGAGATCGCCGAGAAGGCCCGGGACCTGATCCGGGTCGACTACGACGTGCAGCCGGCCGTCTTCACCGTAGAGGAAGCGATGGCGGACGGCGCACCGCTGGTCCACAACGGCCCGGTCTTCTATAACGCGGGGGCCCCGTCGGATCTGGACGAATACAACCGGCGGGCCGGCGACAGCCGGGAAGGCAAGGTGATCTACCAGTTCCCGCTGGGCGCCGACATCCGCCGGAATATCGCGGCCTCCAACAGCGGAGGCATCGGCGATGTCGACAAAGCCTTCGCGGAGGCCGACGCGGTGGTGGACCGCACGTACCAGACGAGCCAGATCCAGCATACGCCGCTGGAGCCACACGTCTGCTTCGCAAAAATGGAGGGCGGGCGGCTGATCCTCTACGCTTCCACCCAGGTGCCGTACCATGTCCGGAGGATCTGCGCGAAAGTCACCGGCCTCCCGGAGAACCGGATCCACGTCATCAAGACCCGCGTCGGCGGTGGTTACGGCTCCAAGCAGGATATCCTCGTGGAGGATCTGACCGCCTACGCCTCCTTCATCACCGGACGCCCGGTCTACTACCGGAATACGCGAAAGGAGGAGTTCATCGCCAACTCCACCCGTCATCCGATGCGTGTCCGCGTGAAGATGGCCGGGAAAAAGGACGGTTCCATCACGGCGATCTATATGGAAGTCCGCGCGAATACCGGCCCCTACGGCAACCACTGCCTGACTGTGCCGATGAACAGCTGCTCGAAGACGCTGCCGCTCTTCAAATGCCCGAACATGCGGTACGATCTGAAGGTCTACTACACCAACACGCCGCCGGCCGGCGCCTATCAGGGCTACGGAACGCCGAAGGGTACCTACGGCATCATGATGGCGATGGCGGAGCTGGCGGACGCGCTGGGCTGCGACTATAAGGAGATGGTGCTCAAAAACCATGTCGAGAAGGGCTATATGCTGGAGATCCTCAAGGGACTCGGCGAAGGACGCGAGGGCAGCGTGGTCCCGGTCGGCTCCTGCGGTCTGCGTCAGGCGATCACGAAGGGCTGCGAGATGATCGGATGGGGCCGTCGGGAGACGTCCGCGGATCCCGACATCCGCATCGGCAAAGGCTTCGCCATGATCATGCAGGGAAGCGGTCTTCCCGGGCTGGATCACGCCGAGGCCATCGCGAAGCTGGAGACCGACGGGTCCGTGATCCTGAACAGCGGCGGAGCGGATATCGGAACCGGGCTTGACACCATCTCCGCGAAGATCGCAAGCGAGGTGCTCTGCCTTCCGATGGACCGCATCACCGTCGTCTCCGGAGACACCGATTCCTGCGCCTTCGATACCGGCGCGTACGCGTCATCCGGCACCTTCTTCAGCGGAAATGCATCCCTTGACGCCGTACGGAAGCTGAAAGAAGCTATGCTGACCGAGGCCGGGCTGCAGATGAACGAGGATCCCTCCGATCTGGAGCTCAGGACGCCGGGCGAGGTCCGGTCGAAGAAAACCGGACGGACGCTCAGCTACTACGAGCTCTCTCATACGGCCTGCGCCGGGGACGGCCGGGGCCAGATGATCGCGCACGGTTCCTTCGTGACGACCGCCTCCTCCGTGCCCTACGGCGCTCATTTCGCCCAGGTCGCCGTGAATGTGCGCACAGGCGAGATTCATCTGCAGAAATTCTACGCCGTTCAGGACGCCGGCACGCCGATCAATCCGGAGCTGGCACTCTGCCAGATGTACGGAGCCGCGCTGAAATCCATCGGCCATTCTCTATATGAGGGCATGATCCTCGACAACGACGGCGTCTGCCTCAACGCGAACATGACGGACTACGGCGTCCCGATGATCTTCGAGCAGCCGGACGATTTCCGGGCCGTGCTGATCGACGTGGACGATCCCTACGGACCGTTCGGCGCAAAGTCGATTTCCGAGATCGCCTGCAACGGAGCCGCGCCGGCCATCGGCATCGCGATCCACGACGCCTGCGGCGTCTGGCTCCGCAGCTGGCCGATGACCCCGGAAAAGCTGCTCCGGGCGCTGGGCCGAATCTGA
- a CDS encoding dihydroxyacetone kinase family protein gives MTEITIDTLPVLFESVAREFEEKKELLCEMDARMGDGDLGLTMSKGYGALPQLIRDQTDPSNIGKTLMKAGMKMSGVVPSTMGTLMSSGIMSGGKALNGKTAIGAPEMAVFLIAFAEGLQKRGKCQPGDRTIYDAMKPAGDRAKEKAEAGGSLGDVISAALDGANAGVAATKEMVPKYGKAAVFAAKAKGTEDQGAVAGRCLIEGLARYILA, from the coding sequence GTGACTGAAATCACGATTGATACGCTGCCGGTTCTTTTCGAGTCGGTGGCAAGGGAATTTGAGGAGAAGAAGGAGCTTCTCTGCGAGATGGACGCGCGGATGGGCGACGGGGATCTGGGGCTTACGATGAGCAAGGGATATGGCGCGCTGCCTCAGCTGATCCGCGACCAGACGGATCCGTCGAACATCGGAAAGACGCTGATGAAGGCCGGGATGAAGATGTCCGGCGTGGTGCCGTCCACCATGGGCACGCTGATGTCCAGCGGCATTATGAGCGGCGGAAAGGCATTGAACGGAAAAACGGCAATCGGCGCGCCGGAGATGGCTGTGTTCCTTATTGCATTCGCGGAGGGACTCCAGAAACGGGGGAAATGTCAGCCGGGCGACCGGACCATCTATGACGCTATGAAACCTGCAGGAGACCGGGCTAAGGAGAAGGCGGAGGCCGGCGGAAGCCTCGGGGATGTGATCTCCGCTGCGCTTGACGGCGCGAACGCGGGTGTGGCGGCCACGAAAGAGATGGTTCCGAAGTACGGAAAGGCGGCGGTGTTCGCCGCGAAGGCGAAGGGGACGGAAGACCAGGGCGCGGTGGCGGGCCGCTGCCTGATCGAGGGTCTTGCACGGTATATCCTCGCCTGA
- a CDS encoding dihydroxyacetone kinase subunit DhaK: MKKIINRPEDYTDDMLRGIYAANPMVKYVNDDLRCYCIAEKKPGKVAIITGGGTGHLPLFLGYVGDGLLDGCGVGGVFQSPSAEQIYNVAKEVESGAGVLFLYGNYTGDIMNFDMAAEMLDMDDIRTESIVGADDVCSNANPAARRGVAGIFFMYKCAGAKAAEGGDLDAVLAAARKAKDNTRTVGFALTPCIIPEVGHPNFTLKENEMAMGMGIHGEPGVWNGPLKTADELAKESLDTIFGDMPLKEGEEVCVLINGLGATSQEELYILSGSVRKLLDEKGIRTYRTFVGEYATSMEMAGASISLCRIADEEMRKWIDRPVHTPFYTQI, encoded by the coding sequence ATGAAAAAGATTATCAACAGACCGGAAGACTACACCGACGATATGCTGCGGGGCATCTACGCGGCGAATCCGATGGTGAAATACGTGAACGACGATCTCCGCTGCTACTGCATCGCGGAGAAGAAACCCGGCAAGGTCGCGATCATCACCGGCGGCGGGACGGGCCATCTGCCTCTCTTCCTCGGCTATGTCGGGGACGGCCTGCTGGACGGCTGCGGCGTGGGCGGTGTCTTCCAGTCCCCCTCCGCAGAGCAGATCTACAATGTGGCGAAGGAAGTGGAGAGCGGTGCGGGCGTGCTTTTCCTCTACGGGAACTACACCGGCGACATCATGAACTTCGATATGGCCGCCGAGATGCTTGATATGGACGACATCCGCACGGAGAGCATTGTCGGGGCCGACGATGTGTGCTCAAACGCGAATCCTGCGGCGCGACGCGGAGTAGCCGGTATTTTCTTCATGTACAAGTGCGCCGGTGCGAAGGCGGCGGAGGGCGGAGATCTGGATGCTGTGCTCGCTGCAGCCCGGAAGGCGAAAGATAATACAAGGACCGTCGGCTTCGCGCTGACACCCTGCATCATTCCCGAGGTCGGTCATCCGAATTTCACGCTGAAGGAAAATGAGATGGCGATGGGGATGGGCATCCATGGAGAGCCGGGCGTCTGGAACGGACCGCTGAAGACGGCTGACGAACTGGCGAAGGAGTCCCTTGATACGATATTCGGCGACATGCCTCTGAAAGAAGGGGAGGAGGTCTGTGTTCTGATCAACGGACTGGGCGCCACAAGTCAGGAAGAACTCTATATTCTGTCCGGCAGTGTGAGGAAGCTTCTGGATGAGAAAGGCATCAGGACATACAGAACCTTCGTCGGAGAGTACGCCACCAGTATGGAGATGGCCGGCGCAAGCATTTCTCTCTGCCGCATAGCGGATGAAGAGATGAGAAAGTGGATCGACCGGCCGGTGCATACGCCGTTTTACACGCAGATCTGA
- a CDS encoding ABC transporter permease: protein MAAKGKTEKKRDSHILVLLVMVLAVLALMAVINGKTYFTVQNFRSMFYQFPEYGILAFGMMACMIAGGIDLSLVGIMNLSGVCAALIMTKMGGSSFSIVLGCIVAVLVGAGCGAFNGLIIGALDIPAMLVTLCGLELYSGLSLAITGGPAINNLPKPFVQISNGALGGQIPYVVFIFIAAAYIVWFLMNCTVFGHEVYFLGSNETAAKYSGINTVKTRILTHMFSGILGGISGILITSHLNSAKSSNGSTYTLLTLLIVVLGGIDPDGGEGKVAGVTVSILLLQMIANAFTIMRAPDTMKTFVNGCLLVGALVFDSLHQRSVARRRARNAAEKALAKEKEGN, encoded by the coding sequence ATGGCGGCTAAAGGGAAAACAGAGAAAAAGAGAGACAGCCATATCCTTGTCCTTCTGGTGATGGTTCTGGCGGTGCTTGCGCTGATGGCGGTGATCAACGGGAAAACCTATTTTACCGTTCAGAATTTCCGGTCGATGTTCTATCAGTTTCCGGAGTACGGTATTCTCGCTTTCGGTATGATGGCCTGCATGATCGCCGGGGGTATCGACCTCTCACTTGTGGGCATCATGAACCTGAGCGGCGTGTGCGCCGCGCTGATCATGACAAAGATGGGCGGATCCTCCTTTTCCATCGTGCTTGGCTGCATCGTGGCGGTGCTGGTCGGCGCGGGATGCGGCGCCTTCAACGGTCTGATCATCGGAGCCCTTGACATTCCGGCTATGCTGGTGACGCTCTGCGGGCTGGAGCTGTACTCGGGGCTCTCCCTGGCGATCACAGGAGGTCCGGCGATCAACAATCTGCCGAAGCCTTTCGTTCAGATCTCCAACGGCGCGCTGGGCGGACAGATCCCCTACGTCGTCTTCATTTTCATCGCGGCGGCGTATATCGTCTGGTTTCTGATGAATTGTACGGTTTTCGGACACGAGGTGTATTTCCTCGGTTCCAACGAGACGGCGGCGAAGTATTCGGGCATCAACACGGTGAAGACGAGAATCCTGACACACATGTTCTCCGGCATTCTGGGAGGTATCTCGGGAATTCTGATCACCTCTCACCTGAATTCGGCCAAATCCTCCAACGGCAGCACCTACACGCTGCTGACCCTCCTGATCGTCGTGCTCGGCGGCATCGATCCGGATGGAGGCGAGGGCAAGGTCGCCGGCGTGACGGTTTCGATTCTGCTTCTGCAGATGATCGCCAACGCGTTCACCATCATGCGTGCGCCGGATACCATGAAAACGTTTGTCAATGGCTGCCTGCTGGTCGGCGCCCTGGTCTTCGACTCGCTGCATCAGAGGAGCGTGGCGCGGCGCAGGGCCAGGAACGCGGCGGAAAAGGCACTTGCAAAGGAGAAAGAAGGAAACTGA